AGGCCACAAAGGAAGGAGATCAGTTCTAGCTAAAATTTCAGAATAACCTTGTCCAACTGTAAAATGCCCAACACGAAACAATTTTCTATTAGGAAATCTCTTTTGCAAACTGTCTTTTAAATTGTCTTTTGCTGAGATTTCATTCCATCCACCTTTATAAATGATATTGCTTGCAGAAGCGGTTATACTCAGTAGTCCAGGGGAGTTTCTAATCAAAATAATGATTCCTTGAATGGTAAAGGAGTTCACATACAAGGCAACATGTAGCAGCCTACCATGGGCTGACACTGTTTCCATAAAGATATCCGGTATGTTAGTATCACGTGACTCAATATAAATCTGTTGTAAACTGGTAGTGAATGCTGGTGAGATCAAGAGACTTGTGATAGGTTGACACCAAAGAACTATAAGTTGCTTACAACCATTGATAACATCCTGTATGAGGTATGGGTGATTACCAGGCAGGTTACAATACTGCAGTAATGGAAAATGGGACAGCAACAACCATCTGATTTCATCATgtgcacacacatcacacatttCATCATCATAAGAACACTGGAGTTGCAATGCTTGAAGagtagaaaatttttgaaatgagGCAATCATTTCATCGGAGCTACTATGAAAAACGCATACATCAACAGCCAAATGTGTTAGGCTCATACTGCTCAATATGTCCCATAGTCCTAGTTGGTTCTCCATATCTGTCACTGAAATATACTTCAGATTAAGCCCACGTAAGTCGTGACAGTGGTTAGCAATCATGCGAAGACCTTGTAAAGGATGTAAACAGTGGAAATTACTTTCAAGATTAAGCCGTTGAATGTTGGGACAAGCAATAGCTACTTGTTCCAAGTTTCCAGATTGAAGTGTCTCTGAATAGGCAAAGTCAAACTCAGTTACAATATTGAAATTATTAGTGATCTT
This genomic interval from Dysidea avara chromosome 15, odDysAvar1.4, whole genome shotgun sequence contains the following:
- the LOC136245712 gene encoding uncharacterized protein, which encodes MDVGHYWSNMDMQEQHETKFLSLPVELLVYIVSFLPTIRDKVKLRYVSQRLRLVSETPTLWGEFIWPLFDPREEHSVMNVLKACGKYIKRMVFPDHVTPSLFKMLSHCNKVTHLSLPVGTEYDCEQLRIAVQHMEMLEKLKELTIHVAEQHRSSCYQWVEEWMKKGFVPCHLNLIADFDYEEERAFLSSLLQWNFTPLEGYISYFRHYKNFRSPLNLYPPIPDFQLVFGLTVTLPIVKPSSFGIFLDWDMATLTDCICDSKVVCKADTGVYNFFQNFVLNKITNNFNIVTEFDFAYSETLQSGNLEQVAIACPNIQRLNLESNFHCLHPLQGLRMIANHCHDLRGLNLKYISVTDMENQLGLWDILSSMSLTHLAVDVCVFHSSSDEMIASFQKFSTLQALQLQCSYDDEMCDVCAHDEIRWLLLSHFPLLQYCNLPGNHPYLIQDVINGCKQLIVLWCQPITSLLISPAFTTSLQQIYIESRDTNIPDIFMETVSAHGRLLHVALYVNSFTIQGIIILIRNSPGLLSITASASNIIYKGGWNEISAKDNLKDSLQKRFPNRKLFRVGHFTVGQGYSEILARTDLLPLWPMNP